From a single Tachypleus tridentatus isolate NWPU-2018 chromosome 6, ASM421037v1, whole genome shotgun sequence genomic region:
- the LOC143252070 gene encoding uncharacterized protein LOC143252070: protein MKIVHNLLVLFFMQWWCSSSEGFFIKDSKSVQGLGLLRHSSYYTTYFFPYDFHPIYRNAYYHRHGHVWRRSADEEIESDQEVLSIQTIFRNISSNDENQCLVRMMCEMGTNPYVYGQFGVDMFSLLRNVYDPDPNYQKYQNSFLLGDRSKSIASCIDNFPTCTATSEELRMFGKTD, encoded by the exons atgaaaattgtCCACAATTTATTGGTTCTCTTCTTTATGCAATGGTGGTGTTCTTCCTCAGAAGGTTTTTTCATAAAAGATTCGAAATCGGTTCAGGGACTGGGGCTTCTAAGACACTCGTCTTACTACACGACTTATTTTTTTCCTTATGATTTTCACCCTATTTATCGCAATGCCTACTACCACCGTCATGGTCATGTTTGGAGAAGAAGCGCAGATGAAGAGATAGAAAGTGACCAAGAAGTTTTGTCCATTCAGACAATCTTCAGGAATATATCAAGTAACGACGAAAACCAGTGCTTGGTTCGAATGATGTGTGAAATGGGAACCAATCCGTACGTATATGGTCAGTTTGGAGTGGACATGTTCAGTCTTTTGAG AAACGTATACGACCCTGACCCAAATTACCAGAAATACCAAAACAGTTTCTTACTGGGTGACAGAAGCAAGTCTATCGCCAGCTGTATAGATAATTTTCCAACGTGCACAGCTACATCAGAAGAACTGCGTATGTTCGGAAAAACtgattaa